The Triticum aestivum cultivar Chinese Spring chromosome 5A, IWGSC CS RefSeq v2.1, whole genome shotgun sequence genomic sequence CGCGCTGGAGCTTGGAGGTGGCGGCATGGCAGTCGTGAAGGCCGGCGGGGGAGGCGGtgacggcggaggaggaggcggcgcgccCACGGCGACGGAGAACTTCATGCCGCCGAGGCAGTGGCCGGTGATGTTGCAAATGAAGTAGTAGTCCCCCGTCGCGGCGAGGTCGACGACGTCTCGGCCCGACGCCCACTTGCGCACCGTCTGCCCCGCCGTCGGCTCGCACGTCTGGAACGCGTCCCGCGTCACCCGGTACACGTCGTGCTGCCGCGGCACGTAGTTGAACGCTGCACCGGCCAGCGAGCCATCGAGCGGCAGCGAGCGTCAAGACCACTGAAAGATATATCTTGTGCTGGGGACTAACGGAAATGGTTCATACCGAGCGTGTCGCCGGTGGTGAAGTTGTACTTCTGCGACCAGGCCAGGTAGTTGGGGCCGATAGTCCACCCGTCGGAGTCGCCGACGGTGTACTCCGTCGCGCCGGCGTGGCGTGGACCTGCTATGGCCGCCGTCGCAAGGAGAAGCAGTAGGATGCCGGTGGAGGCCATGATTGGTGGGAGAGACTAGCTAAGAGGGCGTGTGTGCGTATGAGGGGACGACGACTTTGGACTTTTTCAGTAGAAGATGTTTTTGCACAAGTTAGGTGGTGTTCTTTCATTTCATCACGCGCCTCTGTCTATGTTTCCCGGGGTTGTTGCAAGTTGCCATGGTCGTTGTCGCTCACTGGCTAACGTGTCTGTCACAATTAAGCTTAATTTTGACATCAAAGCCGATGTCAAATTTATCATTTTTTGTCTCTCgtgcatttttttcaaattttgatatCAAAATTTGTGACAACATCAAATGATGTGTCAATGCAttattttttcaaaacttttcGAACATTTTTTAATGTGCAACCATGGTTCGGTGCATCGATAGCACCAATTACCCAGGTGGCCAGGTGCACCAGATGCGCTCTCGAGAGATGCCAATCGAAAACACATAACTTAATGGGAAACCATTTGCCAAACTAGCAAGCCTGGCACCACTGTTGAAGAGAATAAGAGGGGCAGACTCGGgactcgctgatacgtctccaacgtatctataacttttgattgttccatgctatattatctactgttttggacattattgggctttattatccacttttatattatttttgggactaacctattaaccggagggccagcccagaattgctgttttttgcctgttttagggtttcgaagaaaaggaatatcaaacggaatccaaatgaaataaaacctttgggaacgtgattttctcaacgaacaagacccaggagacttggaccctacgtcaagacacaaaagaggaggccacgaggtagggggtgcgcctacccacCCCCCCaggcgggccctccaccctcgtgggccccctgttgctccaccgacgtactcctttctcctatatatacctacataccctcaaacgaccagatacgaagccaaaaccctaattccaccgccgtaactttctgtatccacgagatcccatcttggagcctgtttcggagctccaccggagggggcatcgatcacggagggcttctacatcaacaccatagcccatccgatgaagtgtgagtagttcatctcagacctacgggtccatagttattagctagattatttcttctctctttttggatctcaatacaatgttctccccctctcttgtggagaactattcgatgtaatcttctttttgcggtgtgtttgttgagactgatgaattgtgggtttatgatcaagtctatctatgaacaatatttgaatcttctctgaattcttttatgtataattggttatctttgcaagtctcttcgaattatcagtttggtttggcctactagattgatctttcttgcaatgggagaagtacttagctttgggttcaatcttgcggtgtcctttcccagtgacagtaggggcagcaaggcacatattatattgttgccatcgaggataacaagatggggttttcatcatattgcatgattttatcccgctacatcatgtcatcttgcttaaggcattacgcTGTTTTCagtaacttaatactctagatgcatgctggatagctgtcgatgagtggagtaatagtagtagatgcaggcaggagtcggtctacttgtctcggacgtgatgcctatatacatgatcatgcctagatattctcataactatactcaattctgtcaattgctcaacagtaatttgttcacccaccgtagaatatttatgctctcgagagaagccactagtgaaacgtatgacccccgggtctatcttcatcatattaatctcctactacttagttatttcctttgcttttttactttactttgcatctttatcataaaaataccaaaaatattatcttatcatatctatcagatctcactctcgtaagtggtcgtgtagggattgacaaccccttatcgcgttggttgcgaggatttatttgttttgtgcaggtgcgagggactggcatgtagcctcctactggattgataccttggttctcaatactgagggaaatacttacgctactttgctgcatcatcccttcctcttcggggaaaaccaacgcagtgctcaagagatagcaagaaggatttctggcgccgttgccggggaggtctacgcaaaagtcaacataccaagtacccatcacatacccttatctcccgcattacattatttgccatttgcctctcgttttcctctcccccacttcacccttgctgttttattcgccctctctctctatcctccctctctttctctatttgcctctttttgcctgcttgctttttgtttgcttgtgtattagtttgcttgcttgtcacgatggctcaagataacactaaattgtgtgacttcaccaataccaacaacaatgattttgttaggactccgattgctcctcttaccgatgctgaatcttgtgaaattaatactgctttgctgaatcttgtcatgaaagatccgttttccggccttcctagtgaagatgatgttacccatctaaatagcttcgttgatttgtgtgatatgcaaaagaagaaagatgtggataatgatattgttaaattgaagctatttcctttttcgcttagagatcgtgctaaagcttggttttcgtctttgcctaaaaatagtattgattcatggaacaaatgcaaagatgcttttacctctaagtattttcctcccgctaagatcatctctcttagaaacgatattatgaattttaagcaacttgatcatgaatatgttgcacaagcttgggagagaatgaaactaatgatacgtaatttccctactcatggtttaaatttgtggatgattatacaaaaattttatgccggattgaattttgcttctagaaattgaaagtgcgttatatcgactagagggcggggggtgaataggcgattttttatgaaattcttcattgaggaatttgcagATGAGGAAATTGCttggcgaagaactactagcagcggaataagtactcaaaagtaaacataacggaacacaagcatagtcatcatgatgaaatgaagacaggcacagagtacaggaagcgtaagcacatgataacacaggatgaagacaaacatactgaagagattgaactgaggaaattgagaaaatcttcaatcaaagtcttcaagcacagatatgaacaagcacacaacacagttatgaggaaatgaaagagttgaggaaatagaaccagtaagcttggtgaagacaatgatttggtagaccagttccaactactgtctcagttgtacgtctggttggagcggctgagtatttaaactcgaggacacatagtcccggacacccagtcctgaacacgcagctcaggacaccaagtcctcaccgtattctccttgagctaaggtcacacagacctcgcccaatcactcgtggtaagtcttcaggcgacttccaaaccttcacaaacttggtcactcggcgatccacaattcctcttggatgctctagaccatgacgcctaaccgtctggaagaagcacagtcttcaaaggtaacaagcgtcggataaaagcaggatcaatctcttcagtgatgctcaatcacttggggtttgtaggtgtttgggtttgggtttttcctcacttgatgattttcgctcaaagtcctcggaggatgggttgctctcaaatgacaagtatcagtttctctcggagcagctagccaactagtggttgtagggggcggctatttatagcctagggagcagcccaacatgataagacataaatgcccttcaatgatatgaccgttaggtggatagatattttgggacagctggcgcatagcacagcaacggtcggaattttgagtagcaaaatcctcagggctatcatgttcctcactgtgtaggcaatccacactggtgaattcctaactcctcggtcagaaaaaattcctcagagaccagaagaacttcgtctctatcactgaagaatatgactggactgtatgagatttccaatggcttcattcgaagggattggtaggtgtaggattttgagttgagcatcacatggaaatttttccttagtatttcctcgaccccctttaacagtacaatgtttcctatgactcaagaaagagaaaatgaaactacgaaaacaaaagtcttcacgcttcatattcctcgaatgaataccaagtcttcaaggtcacactaatttcttcactttcaaagtcttcagaaagtcttcagaaatccaaagtctttagtcgaagaacttcatttttaggggtcgactttctctgtaaaaatcaaactcctcatagacttatagacatgtgtacactcacaaatgcattagtcccttaacctataagtcttcaatacaccaaaatcactaaggggcactagatgcacttacaatctccccctttttggtgattgatgacaatataggttaagttttcaacggggatgacCATATAAactgtaaatactgatattgaggaatttgattgcaagatatagaagaactccccctgaatatgtgcatggcgaggtatttgcttttgaagcattgcacacttgaagagtagaatcatggagatctccccctataccttgtaattcatacacgtatTTGACATatcacagtgaagaatttgaaatgcatgatgaaatatggtgactgatgtaattcagcatgcgtgcattagcatatatgaggaataagcatgtagaaaaacatatcaaaagtatcagagcaccatcgggtttaagtttacaactcgatccaataaagtctcagaagaatgagagttgtaacttaaaaatgcccatatagaaagacccgcttgaagactaactcaaaattctccccctttgtcatcaaatgaccaaatggatcgaatatgaggactaacgcccctgaagaatatcaagttgatgaaggagcgccagcgttgttggggtcgtttgtcatagtagggcctgccgcagtgtcgtcgaagtcttcattctcatcagtgtcgcgcgatgaagaatatgagctggccaccagagaaggaaccttgaccatcttgaatttcttcggtggaggtgcagaccagtcaaaatcttccttgagacccattttcttgagatcttcttcaccatacagatgtgatagaatggcccaggtgcgaccgaagactttatggaggtaataatggtttttcttcattgcattgtgtgtagcagtcatgttgtgaagaaatgaaccaaactgacgcttaacccatttatgattttgatccaccttctggtgaagactaagtagaagctcacggtcagtcatcacacgaggagtagtggcttgaggagtagacttgggtgcattggcagagtcatgtgtggcagagtcatcattggtggaataagaggcagttttgcgaaactgaccatccaatggacgaatgccttcatctataacagctggtgccttgcccttttcatcaactgacgaataggtctgcttgaggacttcaatcgggggcaactAGCTAAGGTGATTctaaaaatcagctttgtagttgagtgaagaccttgtcctgaggaatctcataatccaaggtgcataaggcttcatctcaaacggagacagtgcaacatttgccagagtcctcatgaagaaatcatgataattgacaggaatgccatgaacgatgttgaataccagattcttcatgatgccaacaatttcctcatcagatgagtcgtggcctttgataggactcattgtcctcgtaagaatacgatagacagttctgggcacataaagtaattccttcacgaggaatttggttcgtggggcctgacctggcttcaaaggtttcatcagaacctgcatgtagtgatttgtaagctcaggttcactgtagatgcaacgagcttcttcaaggggaggactgagtggtaaggcacgaagcaattcagtagctggtgctgtgtagtgagtgttctcagacatccagtccagcacccatgaattcacatcttcagaatctcctgtgatgtgcagcgtcgcataaaattgaagaatcagttcttcattccaatcgcagatgtcagagcaaaaatttaacagtccagcgccgtgaagaacactgaggactggcacgaagcacggcagagattccatatccacgtgaggaatgtgctcatggtagaagattttctctttgttgaacagcactgaggaatagaaatttgcttgactagcagtccagaaacgcctcttccttatgcgagcagaatcatatgggttgtagtcttcgaagaatacgtgctcgccgaagaaatcatcagccttgaacttttgcttgcgtgagaatggatcctttggcttgggcagaggagtgtcagtgagttgcatcacgacctcaggaatcgcaatctcaggttcttcaggctgaggaatttctggttcctcttcagtggcagtctgcgtcttcagatgttcagcagcagcagtttcttcagcactagtggctggaatttcctcacgtacagatgaagtggggtgagtttcttcagagcccatttgaacagtttgtgcaggggactgaggtatctgctgcaatggtgtgaacattggagagtttggatgctgactttcccagaattcatcactcatcactggtgtggagcagccaacgtccacatcttcatcttccatttcttcaatgccagcctcttcagctgtgaactgaggcataggcgaggagataacaggtgttgaagggatcgtatccacttcaatttcttcatcaatctgctctgacaaagcagcagaatgattttcttcatcagatccgctagggatctcatattcttcatcgaaaggaacaaggtcctttgatggcatggtagagagaggaacaacatcaatgggattttcaaacgagctggtcaaaggcttcatctttttggagctgaagaatctgaagtagctgatgctttccttttcttcactgttgcacgctctgcagccttggtcttcttcacatctgatgcagatggaaggatcggagttggtgttggcgcaggaggagcagaggaatctggttgattttcttcaggcacaactgatgcagttgccctgatttcttcagtttcttcaggcgcaccactagtggatgccctggcaatttcttcagcggctggaatgcagtcatcagccctggaactcacattttcttcagcagcctgattttcatcagcggtgctggcatgttcttcagtcggctgagcagatgcttccgcctgaggaatttcctgttgcgttggggcagcaacattggaagtgaagttatcagcaagtcttacaaaacgaaccttggctccaagccaatcagcgcggtatgcgtcaaattcatcactgagtttcttgatctcagtttgaatagtgacaagttcttcagttgtcatagagataacgtttttcttcagatagcgctccttcttgtattgcgctttcttgatctgcctggccttctcaaatttccatttttcttcttgaatgaagtgggtcagcatgtgactttggccaggagtcagcttgaaatcaggcatgggagtgttggggtccttgtgccaaacatcaatgtattcgaggatcaacttgggatccaaaagcagtggcacatttgttcccttggctctagcggccctgacttgcctatctctgatgattttagcaagttcatcatcatcagcttcatcttcttcagacggcacttggaaggcaacttgcttcttctgaggactagggcgaggacctcatccagcagtggcctttgtcttcagtagtgagggtcccgttgaggaatttggtgcagctgaagaactagctgaagctcctgaggcaattgagacgcttgtggtcctttgacacgtgaagagatgcacaggtgcagaggactttgtcggagcagccgaagactttggcggaggagctgaggacttttgaggagcaggagcagcatgaggaattggccgtgagggctttgaggattctggccgtgagggcattgctgaggaacttggccttgagggaactgttggtgaagcacttggcttgcgcgcaggcttctttgacatagccttcttcggcttgatagcagaggcctcagcagaggcagcagcagcaacagagtctgaatttcctcactgcttctctggcttgcttagccaacttggcttggcgcttggcccattcatcaggatagtcctcactgcgcttgaggctggtgggatctgcttcttggccaggtgccaatggaggtcttgggcatggaggattgagtgcgaatttcttcatgtacttgggagtaacatacctgtactccctccactctcttgcccatctcctttctatcatctgtatgcgcaccttgcgctgatttttatcctctttttccaaacttggcctcatcaggagtacagtaatccttgtatatgtcatcagggatttcaaacattgtgttgacctcagccctctttcctcctttctgtggcttcttaccgtcagccattttcttcagttgaggaatttgaataattgaattctctgaagaagtatgcaacttttcttcaaggaatgctgcaaatgagttaagttgatgagaacctagtgattcaaaaGCTGACATGATTacttgtgaacagagtatagttgcgaggaatttggagaggtcatatgcgttctcagaaggttttgtaaaaagaacaagtttgaggaatttgaccagatgagtcttgaagaatttcactaagcgttctttgtcttaggttccagagatgtgtagataagaaatccacacatttgaggaatcttgaagaaaaacatagcttagagaaatgaatcaagaacagatgatatgagaggtgttttagtgtgtgaagatatgaagaaaaacacctttgaagattttgtagataatcattcaaatcaacgagggcagtaaaagtaacttttagttACCCTAGATGAAGAACACGATAAACAGTGAGgtggagaggtgaagttcgtctgtgtagatcttccacgccctaactcggcggaggaagacggctacggcggcgacgaggtcgaggcagtgaagctcttcctcactggcgacgatgaagtagtggcggcgctagggtttgagaaactCGAgctagagagaggtcgagcggagtaaaataagtgaggaaggggaagaggggtatttatagccatggtgaaaaattgttcgcccgaagaaattggatgaacgtgcccctgacccttctcattcgcttgacatgtgtcacccacgtactgagaggtggagatcgtgtgcgattgtgggtgaaaggataagtgtatcgtgggatgcggaacggtttgagcggcaaagccgaaaatttagataagataggttttaaagtttcgttcgcaatttcttcagctgacaaggacatagtgaagattttgaacgagtttcaaatagaacgcacatgaagaatttgtgaacagattgggttgagtacagcatagagggggaaagggtccgatcacattcacttagcagaaaaactagaagaattagcaataagtgaatgctgtagaggacgtaaactcatatatatatatatataatagccaatgaagaaaaacgatggaaacagtgaagacaatgcaaagttgaagaatatgaacaa encodes the following:
- the LOC123107568 gene encoding basic blue protein-like, coding for MASTGILLLLLATAAIAGPRHAGATEYTVGDSDGWTIGPNYLAWSQKYNFTTGDTLAFNYVPRQHDVYRVTRDAFQTCEPTAGQTVRKWASGRDVVDLAATGDYYFICNITGHCLGGMKFSVAVGAPPPPPPSPPPPPAFTTAMPPPPSSSACGCRLALPDLARISCLAAIGMWISLLS